A single window of Prochlorothrix hollandica PCC 9006 = CALU 1027 DNA harbors:
- the priA gene encoding primosomal protein N' → MATISRIMDSAVGYGTPGDTAPGDTVPEATAPGNTIAPPPAASPGADYNPDRPNPDRPNPWVEVLVDCPQIQGLFTYAIPPHLPVAIGDILTVPFGHQQLGAIAIALPSAPPPDLSPSQIKAVIDIVNPGFFPRHYWDLLRQVAQYYCTPIMAVIRTALPPGLLGRSQRRIRLNAPAIPPDAEVFLRPAALQLLQLLRQSKTGEYSWRYLQQQMPTAQRGLPDLLQRGWVSSYLEPPSPPRPKQQKAVTLVRQPDPTEPLTERQRQLLASLGRSGGDLWLSHLLQQCHASSSIVTTLAKKGFVVIQERENLRSEAEHPLDRDQPKALSPHQAAALAYIQGLTQAQTVLLHGVTGSGKTEVYLQAIAPVLQRGQSALVLVPEIGLTPQLTDRFRQRFGSQVCVYHSALSDGERYDTWRQMLQGDPQVVIGTRSAVFAPLPHLGLVILDEEHDSSFKQSQPQPCYHARTVAQWRSQLAPCPLILGSATPALETWHQAFSDPREGHPPPSHYLSLPSRIYDRPQPQIRVIDMRQEFHCGNRSIFSRSLRNALETLRETGQQGLLFVPRRGHSTFVSCRSCGEALDCPHCDVSLSHHQPHGGARSLLRCHYCHYASVQPEQCPHCGSPYLKFFGSGTQRVTQELERHLPDLRWIRFDSDTTRTKGAHRALLTQFAQGEADILVGTQMLTKGIDLPQVTLVGVMAADGLFHLPDFRAGEQACQTLLQVAGRAGRGAEPGQVILQTYKPDHEVIAAVVRQGYGDYLAQELAQRSPLHYPPYSQLVLLRISSLEADRTAQVAEALGQFLTSRLPESVLLLGPAPAPILRVARRFRWHLLLKLCDPSLGLDWFPALELQQRCGPGVALTIDVDPLSLS, encoded by the coding sequence ATGGCAACAATCAGCCGCATCATGGACAGCGCCGTGGGCTATGGCACACCAGGGGACACAGCACCGGGGGACACCGTACCCGAAGCCACAGCACCGGGAAACACCATAGCCCCACCCCCAGCGGCCTCTCCAGGGGCAGACTATAACCCCGATCGCCCTAACCCCGATCGCCCTAACCCCTGGGTCGAAGTCCTCGTAGACTGCCCCCAAATCCAGGGACTGTTCACCTACGCCATTCCCCCCCATCTCCCCGTCGCCATCGGAGACATCCTCACCGTCCCCTTCGGTCACCAACAACTGGGGGCGATCGCCATCGCCCTGCCCTCCGCCCCACCCCCAGACCTGTCCCCCAGCCAGATCAAAGCCGTCATCGATATCGTCAATCCAGGCTTCTTTCCCCGCCATTACTGGGATCTTCTGCGCCAGGTGGCCCAATACTACTGCACCCCCATCATGGCCGTGATTCGCACCGCCCTGCCGCCGGGACTATTGGGGCGATCGCAGCGGCGCATCCGCCTCAACGCCCCCGCCATCCCCCCCGATGCCGAAGTCTTTCTGCGACCCGCCGCCCTGCAACTGCTGCAACTACTGCGCCAGAGCAAAACCGGCGAATATTCATGGCGCTATTTGCAACAGCAAATGCCCACCGCCCAGCGGGGACTGCCCGACCTGCTGCAACGGGGCTGGGTCAGTAGCTACCTGGAACCCCCCAGCCCCCCCCGCCCCAAACAGCAAAAAGCCGTGACCCTGGTGCGCCAGCCCGATCCCACCGAACCCCTAACGGAACGGCAGCGGCAACTGTTGGCCAGCCTGGGGCGCAGTGGCGGCGATCTGTGGCTTAGTCACCTGTTGCAGCAGTGCCACGCCAGTTCCAGCATCGTCACCACCCTGGCCAAAAAAGGCTTTGTGGTCATACAAGAGCGGGAAAACCTGCGATCGGAGGCGGAACACCCCCTCGATCGCGATCAACCTAAAGCCCTCTCCCCCCATCAAGCCGCTGCCCTGGCCTATATCCAGGGTTTGACCCAGGCCCAGACCGTGCTGCTCCATGGGGTCACCGGCTCCGGCAAAACCGAAGTCTATCTCCAAGCCATTGCCCCAGTCTTGCAGCGGGGTCAGTCGGCCCTGGTCTTAGTGCCGGAAATCGGCCTTACGCCCCAGTTGACAGATCGCTTTCGCCAGCGCTTCGGCTCCCAGGTCTGTGTTTACCACAGCGCCCTGTCCGACGGGGAACGCTACGACACCTGGCGGCAGATGCTCCAGGGGGATCCCCAGGTGGTCATTGGCACCCGATCGGCGGTGTTTGCCCCCTTGCCCCACCTAGGTTTAGTGATCTTGGATGAGGAACATGACAGCAGCTTTAAGCAGTCCCAGCCCCAGCCCTGTTACCATGCCCGCACCGTGGCCCAGTGGCGATCGCAGTTGGCCCCCTGTCCCCTGATTTTGGGTTCCGCCACCCCCGCCCTGGAAACCTGGCACCAAGCCTTCAGCGATCCCAGGGAGGGGCATCCGCCCCCCAGTCATTACCTGTCCCTCCCCAGCCGCATCTACGATCGTCCCCAGCCGCAAATCCGGGTCATCGATATGCGCCAGGAGTTCCACTGTGGCAATCGATCGATCTTTAGCCGTTCTTTGCGCAATGCCCTGGAAACCCTGCGGGAAACCGGCCAACAGGGGTTACTGTTCGTCCCCCGCAGGGGCCACAGTACCTTTGTCTCCTGTCGCAGTTGCGGCGAAGCCCTGGACTGTCCCCACTGTGATGTGTCCCTGTCCCACCACCAACCCCATGGGGGGGCGCGATCGCTGCTGCGCTGCCACTACTGCCACTATGCCAGCGTTCAACCGGAGCAGTGCCCCCACTGCGGCTCCCCCTACCTCAAGTTTTTTGGCAGTGGCACCCAGCGGGTAACCCAGGAGTTGGAGCGCCATTTACCGGATTTACGCTGGATCCGCTTTGATAGCGACACCACCCGCACCAAAGGGGCACACCGGGCGCTTTTAACCCAATTTGCCCAGGGAGAGGCGGATATTTTGGTGGGGACCCAAATGCTGACCAAGGGCATCGATCTGCCCCAGGTGACCCTGGTGGGGGTGATGGCCGCCGATGGACTGTTCCATTTACCCGACTTCCGGGCGGGGGAGCAGGCTTGTCAGACCCTGTTGCAGGTGGCGGGGCGGGCGGGCCGGGGGGCGGAACCGGGGCAGGTGATTTTGCAAACCTATAAGCCGGATCATGAGGTCATCGCCGCCGTGGTGCGCCAGGGCTACGGGGACTATTTAGCCCAGGAATTGGCCCAGCGATCGCCCCTCCACTACCCCCCCTATAGTCAGTTAGTGTTATTGCGCATTAGTAGCCTGGAGGCCGATCGCACGGCCCAGGTCGCGGAAGCCCTGGGGCAGTTCCTGACTTCCCGCTTGCCGGAGTCGGTGCTGTTGCTGGGACCGGCCCCGGCCCCCATTTTGCGGGTGGCGCGGCGGTTCCGCTGGCATTTGCTCCTCAAACTCTGCGATCCCAGCCTCGGTCTCGACTGGTTCCCCGCCCTGGAACTGCAACAGCGCTGTGGTCCTGGGGTGGCCCTCACGATCGATGTCGATCCCCTCAGTCTTAGTTAA
- a CDS encoding GUN4 domain-containing protein, whose product MKVRQTLIRWMPFGASFALMGNAVLAQDWVQTLLTFPWLAGSTAWAAYSAAFLERLDEVMRDKGSAGADSAVAAVEQLFSGVRETLRRDQLSEFEMAYLAAQAAMCRDYQVEGGSASTFVPMLSEVFVPLELSDVAVRGQEGQLWPVFRGLMKLQDNQLEKLAAREGLSIWDLLKEVETVPAYRHMAIKAWGGYGKTTLLRNLTFVYGDQTQKAYPAAPMMPFLIYLRNFQLLPGEMDDLKTLDLAQLITQHHIPRLPAGAKLQPPEEWAEQVLRGTRRRALVMWDGLDEVKAVNRPALARWMGQQMAAYPEAVFIITSRPNAYNEVYNDQFTGAQPTMTLFVKPFNKAQQAKFLHQWYLCQESYVRGGRKTPEVVQEAQKSAETLLEQLNQRPELQDLAKNPLLLNLIGTFHRFYPGQELPQRRGELYQEICKLQLGARPLAKRVAMPLPWEEIQEVLQGVALAMVKQELRTVTEKPLLRLLGQMLQRLETEQETEQETDRGADSGLDLAPGVAVEPAEFLRTVVRVSELLVEREAQEYEFSHLSFQNYLAALEVKRTQQEKLMLQSYDKPAWKEPILLYGAQMRNPAGLIRKLCGIGDKMAVELAYTIWQESTRKLGPDMEQELAQLAEQVQLFRFRDLENFLKNGEWQKADRETYRLMITAVGKEEGQAFEPEELLNFPWEELLKIDGLWRNYSNNRYGFSIQKEIYVKCGGKLDGSYPGDKLWTAFGKEVGWHVNDRWLGYSDLEWGGTGVLGHLPGGEWKGRGIVVSLLSHRDL is encoded by the coding sequence ATGAAAGTGCGACAGACGTTGATCCGCTGGATGCCCTTTGGGGCGAGCTTTGCGCTGATGGGCAATGCGGTGCTAGCTCAGGATTGGGTGCAGACCTTGCTCACCTTTCCGTGGTTGGCGGGCAGCACGGCTTGGGCGGCCTATTCGGCAGCGTTTCTGGAACGGCTGGATGAGGTGATGCGGGATAAGGGCAGCGCCGGGGCGGATAGTGCTGTAGCAGCGGTGGAGCAGTTGTTTAGTGGTGTGCGGGAGACGTTGCGGCGGGATCAGCTTTCGGAATTTGAAATGGCCTATTTAGCGGCACAGGCGGCGATGTGTCGGGATTACCAAGTGGAGGGGGGCAGTGCGTCTACCTTTGTGCCGATGCTGTCGGAGGTGTTTGTGCCTTTGGAGTTGAGTGATGTGGCGGTGCGGGGGCAGGAAGGGCAACTGTGGCCCGTGTTTCGGGGGCTGATGAAGCTACAAGACAATCAACTAGAGAAGCTGGCGGCACGGGAGGGGCTGAGTATTTGGGACTTGCTGAAGGAGGTGGAGACGGTTCCGGCCTATCGGCACATGGCGATTAAGGCATGGGGCGGCTATGGCAAAACAACGTTATTGCGGAATTTGACCTTTGTTTATGGCGATCAGACGCAAAAAGCCTACCCTGCTGCCCCAATGATGCCGTTTTTGATTTATTTGCGGAATTTTCAGCTTTTACCGGGAGAAATGGATGATCTGAAAACCCTAGACTTGGCCCAGTTGATTACCCAGCACCACATCCCCCGCTTGCCTGCGGGGGCAAAGCTCCAGCCTCCGGAGGAGTGGGCGGAACAGGTGCTGCGGGGAACGCGGCGGCGGGCCTTGGTGATGTGGGACGGGTTGGATGAGGTAAAGGCGGTAAATCGGCCCGCTTTGGCCCGGTGGATGGGGCAGCAGATGGCAGCTTACCCCGAAGCGGTGTTTATCATCACCAGTCGCCCCAATGCTTATAACGAGGTTTATAACGATCAGTTCACGGGGGCACAGCCGACGATGACGCTGTTTGTGAAGCCCTTTAACAAAGCACAACAGGCGAAATTTTTGCACCAGTGGTATTTGTGCCAGGAAAGCTATGTGCGGGGGGGGCGGAAAACGCCGGAGGTGGTTCAAGAAGCCCAGAAAAGCGCCGAAACATTACTAGAGCAGTTGAATCAGCGGCCAGAGTTGCAGGATTTGGCGAAAAATCCTCTGTTGTTGAACCTGATCGGTACCTTCCATCGGTTCTATCCCGGTCAGGAACTGCCCCAGCGCCGGGGGGAACTGTACCAGGAGATTTGCAAGTTGCAGTTGGGGGCGCGACCGTTGGCCAAGCGGGTGGCCATGCCCCTGCCCTGGGAGGAGATCCAGGAGGTGTTGCAGGGGGTGGCCCTGGCGATGGTGAAGCAGGAGTTGCGGACGGTGACGGAAAAACCGTTGTTGAGGTTGTTAGGGCAGATGTTGCAGCGCTTGGAGACGGAGCAGGAGACGGAGCAGGAGACGGACAGGGGGGCGGATTCGGGGCTGGATCTGGCTCCGGGGGTGGCGGTGGAACCGGCGGAGTTTCTGCGGACGGTGGTGCGGGTCAGTGAGTTGCTGGTGGAGCGGGAGGCCCAGGAGTATGAGTTTTCCCACCTCAGTTTCCAGAACTACTTGGCGGCGCTGGAGGTGAAGCGGACGCAGCAGGAAAAACTGATGCTGCAAAGCTACGACAAACCAGCCTGGAAGGAACCGATTTTGCTCTATGGTGCCCAAATGCGGAACCCTGCTGGGTTGATCCGCAAATTGTGCGGTATTGGGGACAAGATGGCGGTGGAGTTGGCCTATACCATCTGGCAGGAATCGACCCGGAAGTTAGGGCCGGACATGGAGCAGGAGTTGGCCCAGTTAGCGGAGCAAGTCCAACTGTTTCGGTTCAGGGATTTAGAGAACTTCCTGAAAAACGGGGAGTGGCAAAAGGCGGATCGGGAGACCTATCGGCTAATGATTACGGCGGTGGGGAAGGAAGAAGGGCAGGCGTTTGAACCAGAGGAACTGTTAAACTTTCCCTGGGAGGAGTTGTTGAAGATCGATGGGTTATGGCGAAACTATAGCAACAACCGCTATGGTTTCAGCATCCAAAAGGAAATCTATGTAAAATGTGGAGGCAAGCTAGACGGGAGCTATCCCGGTGATAAACTATGGACAGCGTTTGGTAAAGAAGTGGGCTGGCATGTGAACGATAGGTGGCTGGGATACTCAGATTTGGAGTGGGGTGGTACGGGTGTACTGGGACACCTCCCGGGGGGGGAGTGGAAGGGGCGTGGAATAGTAGTGTCTCTTCTCTCGCATCGAGACTTGTGA